A single genomic interval of Deinococcus radiopugnans ATCC 19172 harbors:
- a CDS encoding MFS transporter, translating to MTALHTPPDRAEAARRAVSMIFLVNGAFFATWAVNIPGLRDALTLSEAQIGVALLAIGLGALISMPLTGGWTARHGSGPVTRVAVVACMLSLALPFLMPGYVGVVLALTVLGAANGSLDVAMNAQGVTVEQALKRPVLSRLHAYFSLGGVLGAGLGTLLVGRVPMLTHVLLVVGVTTLAGLLAGRLLLPDPPATDLPTTKRSDQREAEAQPSRRRAGISSAALLLGLLCFLGMLSEGANYDWAALYFRDVLGQAGGSAGVGYTAFVITMTLGRWFGDRARGRLGDEAIVRVGAAVTALGLGLALLAQGPAFAAFGFALSGLGLSNVVPVLYGAAGHALAGRGIAQVATIGYGGFLLGPPLIGFVAQHAGLRSALGVALAGAVLVALLGGGAFALVRQRAAAAQVQSPGSEGAAPSQNVP from the coding sequence ATGACCGCCCTGCACACCCCACCTGACCGCGCCGAGGCCGCCCGCCGCGCCGTCAGCATGATCTTTCTGGTCAACGGGGCCTTCTTCGCCACCTGGGCCGTAAATATTCCTGGCCTGCGCGACGCGCTGACGCTGAGCGAGGCGCAGATCGGCGTGGCCCTGCTGGCGATTGGCCTGGGCGCCCTGATCTCGATGCCGCTGACCGGCGGCTGGACAGCTCGCCACGGCAGCGGGCCGGTCACGCGCGTGGCGGTGGTGGCCTGCATGCTGTCGCTGGCCCTGCCCTTCCTGATGCCGGGGTATGTGGGCGTGGTGCTGGCCCTGACCGTGCTGGGGGCGGCCAACGGCAGTCTGGACGTGGCGATGAACGCGCAGGGGGTCACGGTGGAGCAGGCCCTGAAACGCCCGGTCCTGAGCCGACTGCACGCCTATTTCAGCCTGGGCGGCGTGCTGGGCGCGGGCCTGGGCACGCTGCTGGTGGGCCGGGTGCCGATGCTGACTCATGTGCTGCTGGTGGTGGGGGTCACCACCCTGGCCGGCCTCCTGGCGGGGCGCCTGCTGCTGCCGGACCCACCTGCCACGGACCTGCCCACCACGAAACGGTCGGACCAACGGGAAGCAGAGGCCCAGCCGTCCCGCCGCCGCGCGGGCATCAGTTCCGCCGCGCTGCTGCTGGGGCTGCTGTGTTTTCTGGGCATGCTCTCCGAAGGCGCCAATTACGACTGGGCCGCGCTGTACTTCCGCGACGTGCTGGGGCAGGCAGGCGGCAGCGCGGGCGTCGGCTACACCGCCTTCGTGATCACCATGACCCTGGGCCGCTGGTTCGGGGACCGGGCGCGCGGACGGCTGGGCGACGAGGCCATCGTGCGGGTGGGCGCGGCGGTCACGGCGCTGGGCCTGGGGCTGGCGCTGCTGGCCCAGGGACCGGCCTTTGCGGCCTTCGGCTTCGCGCTGTCGGGGCTGGGCCTGAGCAACGTCGTGCCGGTGCTGTACGGCGCGGCGGGTCACGCGCTGGCCGGCCGCGGCATCGCGCAGGTCGCCACCATCGGCTACGGCGGCTTCCTGCTGGGGCCGCCGCTGATCGGCTTCGTGGCCCAGCACGCGGGTCTGCGGTCCGCGCTGGGCGTGGCGCTGGCCGGGGCGGTGCTGGTGGCCCTGCTGGGGGGCGGGGCCTTCGCGCTGGTGCGGCAGCGTGCGGCGGCCGCGCAGGTCCAGAGTCCGGGGAGCGAGGGGGCCGCGCCGTCGCAGAACGTGCCGTGA